The following are encoded together in the Flavihumibacter fluvii genome:
- a CDS encoding metallophosphoesterase family protein has product MLGRREFLEYTLKSAMLLGIGNKLVPWSGSWFTLPSEDQVTLRFAVVSDGHYGQAQTQFDEMHNLVIGALNREKSGRGIDFTFVNGDLFHDEPSFLLPVKKKWDELAMPYYVSHGNHDKISEQAWMEAFGKGWHYDFTRKNCSFVVLNTASQYGDYICPDQQKAKALLNAHKKSKHLFVFMHITPFKWTGGGMDCPDLTTHFKRHNNIKAVFHGHDHDIDEVKTRDGIHYVFDAHVGGSWGLPYIGYRIVEVMKDGTILTYQMNAGLDKQMNSDIFAAVMHS; this is encoded by the coding sequence ATGTTAGGTAGACGGGAATTCCTGGAATACACCTTGAAATCTGCCATGCTGCTGGGCATTGGCAATAAGCTGGTACCCTGGAGCGGCTCATGGTTCACCCTGCCATCAGAAGACCAGGTTACCTTGCGCTTTGCAGTAGTATCCGATGGCCATTACGGCCAGGCCCAGACGCAGTTTGACGAGATGCATAACCTGGTCATCGGGGCCCTGAACCGGGAAAAATCTGGCAGGGGGATCGATTTCACTTTTGTTAATGGCGATCTTTTTCATGATGAACCCAGCTTCCTGCTTCCGGTCAAAAAGAAATGGGATGAATTGGCCATGCCCTATTATGTATCACATGGCAACCATGATAAAATCAGCGAACAGGCATGGATGGAGGCATTCGGAAAAGGATGGCATTACGACTTTACCAGGAAGAACTGCAGTTTTGTGGTCCTGAATACAGCCTCACAATATGGGGATTATATTTGTCCGGACCAGCAGAAAGCTAAAGCCTTGCTGAACGCACATAAAAAAAGCAAGCACCTTTTTGTTTTTATGCATATCACGCCATTCAAATGGACAGGTGGTGGTATGGACTGCCCCGACCTTACCACCCACTTTAAAAGGCATAATAACATCAAAGCGGTCTTTCATGGCCACGACCATGATATTGATGAAGTGAAGACCAGAGATGGTATCCATTATGTGTTTGACGCGCATGTCGGCGGCTCATGGGGACTGCCCTATATTGGTTACCGGATCGTGGAAGTAATGAAAGACGGTACCATCCTTACTTACCAGATGAATGCCGGACTGGATAAGCAAATGAACAGTGACATATTTGCCGCAGTGATGCATTCATAA